The following coding sequences lie in one Fusarium poae strain DAOMC 252244 chromosome 1, whole genome shotgun sequence genomic window:
- a CDS encoding hypothetical protein (BUSCO:33368at5125) has protein sequence MSDVTEQTAPAIEKAAATSNESLAPPADDVANVTEKVESATITPAIGTPSVGTPNTDFLIANDQDPNSKKVTLADLSAKGAALYAHRNYEEAAEVFSRASILQAELNGEISPDNAEILFHYGRSLFKVGQSKSDVLGGTAAPEKKKKSAETRPKKPAQAEAENVAQESIDIVAEQKEGEKKLEDIKGDKKALFQFTGDENFDESDEEEDAEDEEDEEEDDDLATAFEILDLARVCYLKRLEALEKEEQDESSKGKEVAEGDSPVMRHVKERLADTHDALSEISLENERYPNAIEDGRTSLKYKLELYPEESEIIAEAHFKLSLALEFASVTTPGDDGANAKREEMDQGLRDEAVKEMELAIKSSKLKLQNKEVELATMASPEDNELARKSIQEMKEVIGDMEQRLVDLRNDPVDTKDILGADASIGGILGAAIGESADETKARVEEAKKTATDLSGLVRKKNKEETATEAAPKLAPEAEANGKRKAEEPAEDAEAKKTRVEA, from the exons ATGTCCGACGTCACAGAGCAGACTGCGCCTGCCATTGAGAAGGCCGCTGCCACATCCAACGAGTCGCTCGCACCTCCTGCTGACGATGTCGCAAACGTTACTGAAAAAGTAGAGTCTGCTACCATCACACCTGCTATCGGCACTCCCAGCGTCGGCACCCCCAACACCGACTTCCTCATTGCGAACGACCAAGACCCCAACAGCAAGAAGGTTACTCTTGCCGACCTGTCCGCAAAGGGCGCTGCCTTATACGCCCACAGGAACTACGAGGAGGCCGCCGAGGTATTCTCCAGAGCCAGCATCCTCCAAGCCGAGCTCAATGGTGAGATATCGCCCGACAATGCTGAGATCCTCTTCCACTACGGCCGCAGCTTGTTCAAGGTCGGCCAAAGTAAAAGCGATGTTCTCGGAGGCACGGCTGCCCccgagaaaaagaagaagagcgccGAGACCAGGCCCAAAAAGCCCGCCCAAGCCGAAGCCGAGAATGTGGCACAAGAAAGCATCGACATTGTCGCCGAGCAAAAAGAAGGAGAGAAGAAGTTAGAAGACATCAAGGGGGACAAGAAGGCCCTGTTCCAGTTCACTGGCGACGAGAACTTTGATGAGtccgacgaggaagag GATGctgaggacgaggaggacgaggaagaagacgacgactTAGCTACTGCTTTCGAGATTCTCGACCTTGCTCGAGTGTGTTACCTTAAGAGACTTGAAGCGCTCGAAAAAGAGGAGCAGGACGAGAGTAGCAAAGGCAAAGAGGTTGCAGAGGGCGATTCGCCCGTTATGCGACATGTGAAGGAGCGCCTCGCTGACACCCATGATGCTCTTTCTGAGATCTCCCTCGAGAATGAACG CTACCCCAATGCCATCGAAGACGGCCGAACATCACTCAAGTACAAGCTTGAGCTGTACCCCGAGGAGTCTGAGATTATCGCCGAAGCCCACTTCAAGCTTTCCTTGGCTCTGGAGTTTGCTTCAGTAACCACACCTGGCGACGATGGTGCGAACGCTAAGCGCGAGGAAATGGACCAAGGCCTGCGCGACGAAGCTGTCAAGGAGATGGAACTGGCCATTAAGAGttccaagctcaagcttcaGAATAAGGAGGTGGAGCTAGCTACCATGGCATCTCCCGAGGACAACGAGTTGGCGCGAAAGTCGATCCAGGAAATGAAGGAAGTTATTGGCGACATGGAGCAACGT CTTGTCGACCTGCGCAACGACCCTGTTGATACTAAGGACATTCTTGGCGCCGATGCATCCATCGGTGGTATTCTCGGTGCTGCCATCGGCGAGTCCGCTGATGAGACCAAGGCCCGAGTCGAGGAGGCCAAAAAGACCGCTACTGATCTCAGCGGATTGGTtcgcaagaagaacaaggaggagACTGCCACAGAAGCTGCCCCTAAGCTCGCACCAGAAGCTGAGGCTAACGGTAAGCGAAAGGCCGAGGAGCCAGCTGAAGACGCTGAGGCGAAGAAGACCAGGGTGGAAGCCTAG
- a CDS encoding hypothetical protein (BUSCO:28064at5125) produces the protein MAAQTSPSLTSTSHTLTAAPLTMAAPDSLTNSHVLALLETLADGKRHNFLQPSASIPTDSLNLVKQTLEGFASQVGDEQQERLKENRKRKRGAVGSEDVLKMRKVYVDGFETGQVWQQAKRIIGGVLKYSEEALAELEERKEIAVNGADSKTIEFGEDGFEVGSDDEDESDEVSGEEDEEQISGDEALEDGQENDWEDEEEEEFEEGKDDYQEDDEEEDDVEVEEYEADPDGLNDGFFSLDDFNRQSQYFEEQDAKGDPYTDQASDDEGINWDADPLSAAKPNAKSQKAQPAEDEEDSDDEGGPTFGNVDLNAPEGDSEDEGMDMDDMDDEENDMNANEVYYKDFFAPPRRKYQGGKPKKSVKFQNEKPDDADVERAMADVKRDLFDDESEQEDSDDALSDVSAGDPKSRRSAHERRQAKLAEEIRKLEAASVAKREWALSGEAAAVDRPVNSLLEEDLDFEHVGKPIPVITPEVSESIEDLIKRRILAQEFDEVIRRRPDTEGAAAGTRRGLVELDDSKATKGLAEIYEEEHVKNQDPDSYVSQSDEKLQREEKEVEAMWKDVCARLDSLSSWHYKPKPTAPSLSVVADVATIAMEDAQPTTAQGVTGESSRMAPQEIYKAGSTEKAANGEVVTKAGLPVARQEMSREDKARRRRREKERVRKAGGVDGGKVVSKRAKMQRDAVADLKKGGVKVINRKGEITDVDGNKAKNVKIASGGNYKL, from the coding sequence ATGGCCGCTCAGACGTCGCCATCGCTCACTTCTACCTCACATACCTTGACTGCCGCGCCGCTCACCATGGCCGCTCCCGATTCCCTCACAAACAGCCATGTTCTGGCGCTTCTCGAAACTCTAGCCGATGGCAAGCGACACAATTTCCTCCAGCCTAGTGCTTCTATCCCGACCGATTCTCTTAACCTCGTTAAACAAACTCTTGAAGGATTTGCTTCGCAAGTCGGCGATGAACAGCAGGAAAGATTAAAAGAGAACCGCAAGCGCAAGAGAGGCGCTGTTGGAAGCGAGGATGTTCTCAAGATGCGCAAGGTTTACGTCGATGGCTTCGAAACGGGACAGGTTTGGCAACAAGCCAAGAGAATTATTGGAGGCGTCCTAAAGTACTCTGAGGAGGCCCTTGCTGAGCTGGAGGAACGTAAAGAGATTGCTGTTAACGGCGCTGACTCCAAGACAATTGAATTTGGAGAAGATGGCTTTGAGGTTGgctccgacgatgaggatgaaagCGACGAAGTGTCTGGAGAAGAGGACGAAGAGCAAATATCGGGAGACGAAGCACTCGAGGACGGTCAAGAAAACGATTGGgaagacgaggaagaagaagagtttgAGGAAGGAAAAGACGATTACCAagaggacgatgaggaggaggacgacgTGGAAGTGGAAGAGTATGAAGCGGATCCTGATGGTCTTAACGATGGCTTCTTCTCTCTCGACGACTTCAACCGACAATCACAATACTTCGAGGAACAGGACGCCAAGGGAGATCCTTACACAGATCAAGCAAGCGACGATGAGGGAATCAACTGGGATGCCGATCCTCTATCTGCCGCTAAGCCTAACGCAAAGTCTCAGAAGGCACAGCCAGccgaagacgaagaggatAGTGACGACGAAGGTGGTCCCACGTTCGGTAATGTGGACCTCAATGCCCCAGAAGGCGACAGCGAGGACGAGGGTATGGACATGGACGATATGGACGATGAGGAAAACGATATGAACGCCAACGAGGTCTACTACAAGGACTTCTTTGCACCACCACGCAGGAAGTATCAGGGTGGCAAGCCTAAAAAGTCTGTCAAATTCCAAAATGAAAAGCCCGACGACGCCGACGTTGAGAGGGCCATGGCCGATGTTAAAAGGGACCTCTTCGACGACGAGTCAGAACAGGAGGACTCTGATGATGCACTATCTGATGTCTCCGCTGGAGACCCTAAGTCACGACGCTCAGCTCACGAGCGCAGGCAAGCCAAGCTTGCTGAGGAGATCCGCAAGCTTGAGGCTGCATCCGTTGCCAAGCGAGAGTGGGCATTATCTGGTGAAGCCGCTGCTGTTGATCGTCCTGTTAACTCGCTGCTCGAAGAAGATCTTGACTTTGAGCACGTTGGCAAACCTATCCCTGTCATTACCCCCGAAGTTAGCGAAAGTATCGAGGACCTTATTAAACGCCGTATTTTAGCACAGGAGTTTGACGAGGTTATCCGTCGACGACCCGACACAGAGGGCGCAGCTGCAGGCACACGCCGCGgtcttgttgagcttgacgatAGCAAGGCTACAAAGGGTCTGGCAGAAATCTACGAGGAAGAGCACGTCAAGAACCAGGACCCCGATAGCTACGTCAGCCAATCGGACGAGAAGCTacagagagaagagaaggaggTTGAGGCAATGTGGAAGGATGTCTGTGCTCGTCTTGACTCGCTCAGCTCATGGCACtacaagcccaagcccacaGCTCCCTCCCTGTCAGTCGTCGCCGACGTCGCGACCATCGCCATGGAGGATGCCCAACCCACAACAGCACAGGGTGTCACTGGCGAGAGCAGCCGCATGGCTCCCCAGGAAATCTACAAGGCTGGTTCCACCGAGAAGGCTGCCAATGGCGAAGTCGTCACCAAGGCCGGTCTACCTGTTGCGCGCCAAGAGATGTCGCGCGAGGACAAGGCTCGCCGTCGCCGTCGCGAGAAGGAGCGCGTGCGCAAGGCCGGCGGTGTCGATGGCGGCAAGGTCGTCAGCAAGCGGGCCAAGATGCAGCGCGACGCTGTCGCCGACCTCAAGAAGGGTGGTGTCAAGGTTATCAACCGCAAGGGAGAGATTACCGATGTGGATGgcaacaaggccaagaacgTCAAGATTGCTTCAGGTGGAAACTACAAGCTGTAG
- the VAS2 gene encoding AP-1 adaptor complex sigma subunit Aps1, with the protein MAIHYLILLSRQGKVRLAKWFSTLSPKDKAKIVKDVSQLVLARRTRMCNFLEYKDTKIVYRRYASLFFIAGCSSDDNELITLEIIHRYVEQMDKYYGNVCELDIIFSFTKAYYILDEILLAGELQETSKKNILRCIGQQDSLEDMEVEDEVTKIM; encoded by the exons ATGGCGATACA CTACCTTATTCTCCTATCTCGCCAAGGCAAAGTG CGTCTTGCTAAATGGTTCTCAACCCTCTCGCCCAAGGATAAGGCCAAGATCGTCAAGGATGTATCTCAGCTTGTGCTCGCTCGTAGAACGCGCATGTGCAACTTCCTCGAATACAAGG ATACTAAGATCGTCTACCGCCGATATGCCTCGCTCTTTTTCATCGCCGGCTGCTCCTCCGACGATAACGAGCTGATCACCCTCGAAATTATTCACCGATACGTCGAACAGATGGATAAATACTATGGCAATGTGTGCGAGCTTGATATTATCTTCTCCTTTACCAAAGCATACTACATTCTCGACGAAATCCTTCTCGCGGGCGAGCTGCAGGAGACGAGCAAAAAGAACATTCTTCGCTGCATCGGCCAGCAAGATTCTCTTGAAGATATGGAG GTCGAGGACGAAGTTACAAAGATCATGTAA